The Poecilia reticulata strain Guanapo linkage group LG10, Guppy_female_1.0+MT, whole genome shotgun sequence sequence agttTAGAAAGTTTGTGTTGgttcaaaaaaacttttatttatagatttattttgatAAGGGAAACAGATGGACATGAACTGCTAAGAGACAGTTGTCAGATCTAGATATTGAAAAAGTAACAACTTTGATTTCAGCACCCTGGAGAGTAATCCTTCTTTTCAGAGATTAATTTTACATGCATAAAATAGGAATTGGGGGTTGTGCAGAATGATCAAACATTTATCTAAATCTTAACAGGTTTAAATGTCCTACCTCTTCAGATGTTCTCCTCCTGTCAGGCAGCATGAGTGTATTTGCATGACTTCCAGGTACTATAGTAGATCCAATGCTCATCCTGGGTCCAACTAACATGTATCGTTTGTCTCCAGATCTGTACTGGATGCTGTGACACAGTGTCCCATCATAATTAGCCTCTTGTAGATATTTAGAAGTATAGTCTGTGGTTTTGGAGCACTGCATTGCAATCAGTACGATGATACTGATGATAAACAGAACTGAAACTGCGCCCAATGTGATCATCAGGTAAAAAGTCACATCATTATCTTCGTCATCCTTTGCAGCACTTTTGACATCAGAAATTGCAAAAGCTTCTTTTGGCTCCACAAGTTTAACAATCACAGTAGCTGTTGCTGAGAGNNNNNNNNNNNNNNNNNNNNNNNNNNNNNNNNNNNNNNNNNNNNNNNNNNNNNNNNNNNNNNNNNNNNNNNNNNNNNNNNNNNNNNNNNNNNNNNNNNNNNNNNNNNNNNNNNNNNNNNNNNNNNNNNNNNNNNNNNNNNNNNNNNNNNNNNNNNNNNNNNNNNNNNNNNNNNNNNNNNNNNNNNNNNNNNNNNNNNNNNNNNNNNNNNNNNNNNNNNNNNNNNNNNNNNNNNNNNNNNNNNNNNNATGAACACGTTCACTGTGACGTTGCTGCTGAGTGACGGAGTCCCAGAATCAGTGGCAACAACTTGGAACTGGAAagttttcagagtttcaaaGTCGAAACTTTTAAGTGCAGCTATTTCTCCATTTTCTGAATTAACGTTTAGAAAGGCAATAATTTTGGACTGTGTTCCCACATCTCGAGCTAAATGATAACTTATAGCCGCATTTTCAGCCACATCTTTAtcagaagcagaaacagaaaatattacgTTTCCAGGCACGTTGTTTTCTGATAAATACAGTTCAACAGGGTTATGTAAAAACTCTGGTGTGTTATCATTTATGTCTGACACATCAATACTGAGAGTTTTAAATGTAGATAGAGGAGGCTGACCACTGTCAGTAGCTGTTATGATGATGTCATAATGTGAAACTGACTCTCGAtccaaatgttgttttaaaactaaagagtACATATTATCCTGAAACGATGGTTTTAAATCAAACGGCAGGCCATCTGAAAGACTACATATGACCTTACCGTTTAAACCTGAATCCTTGTCTATTACACTGATTAAGGAAACTACAGTACCAGGTTTGGAGTTCTCTGAAACCTGTTTAGAAAGAGATGTGACCTCTATTTCAGGtttgttgtcattttcatcAAGGATTCTGATGATCACCCTGCAGTCACTGCTCATTGGAGGATGTCCTTTGTCTGATGCCTGAACATCTAACTTAAACACATCAACTTCTTCAAAGTCAATTCCtccttttactttaatttcacCTGTGACTTTATCTAAACTAAAGGTTTCATATATTTTTGGATCAAGTTCACCACCAAGTATGTATTCAATTTCTCCGTTTGCACCTTCGTCTAGATCTGTTGCATTAACTGTAATAACAGTCATATcaacttttgtattttcagaaattGTTACCGTGTATACTTCTTGACTGAATGTTGGGTGGTTATCGTTTGAATCGAGAACAACAACTGTAACATTGACGGTGCCTGTTCTTGGGGGATTTCCACCATCTAACGCTGTCAGAATCAGTTTGTGCTGGTTGTTTTTCTCTCGATCAAGAGATTTTTGCAAAACCAAAAATGGGATTTTatcctctcctctttctctaATTTGCAAACTGAAATGTTCGTTATGGGTTAGTTTGTAAACACGCACCGTATTTAGAGCAACATCTGGATCGTGAGCAGTGGGTAACTGGAAACGTTTTCCTGGCGGAGTTGACTCAKAAATTTcgaatattttttctttctcYTGAAAGATCGGTGAATTATCATTTACGTCRGTAATTTCAACTGCAACATAGTGGATCTCCATCGGATKTTCTGCTACTATCTTCAGGTTAATCATACATGGGGAAATACTCTCACAGATTCTCTCTCTGTCGATTGTTTCATGYACATACAGAGCGCCATTGTTTGGATTTACTTTAAACTGAACATCATCGGCTCCTGAAACAATRCGAAWCTGTCTCTCMTCCARCGTAGAGAKGTCCACACCAAGGTCCTTTGCAATATTCCCAACAACAGATCCCAMATTCGCTTGCTCTGGAATTGAGTATTTTATCTGTGCCGAAATTAGCGGCGTGCAGCCGAGGATTACAGAAACACCGACAGCCACCCACCAAGACCGTATTCCCCGGCTTTGTCCTTCTGCTCCCATGGCTCCGTTCccgattaaaaaagaaaaatatccaacCACAGTtcattacacacaaaaaaaataaatgccgtAGTTTTCAAGTATCACGCTGKCATAGACTCCATTCTGGCCGATCCACGAAGTGGGTAAGATGGCAAATATCTGAATCTAAAGAAAGCGTCTTTACTCTTCACTTGAAAGAGAGCCTTTATGCAATGGGCAGGGCTAACACTATAACACAACAATTTATGCCGATATGATACTGACACCTTGTGGACTGATTACAAGACACTTTGTCACGAAAGCATTTAACACAAAACTCTGTTCCAACGTTTTCactaagcatttttttattattgtttagaGACATTCATTTAATTCAATTGCATGTCTGTGCCCACATATTAATATGTTTCAAACGTTTTCGTTGtttattgtacatttatttgGTTACGTGTCATAATCGTGTAATCGTTGGCACTAAatgatttactttattttaaatacatgtcAACTACATATCTCATAAAACTATACAgttaatgagtaaaaaaatgagcaaaactttGTGATAATTGTCATATATTCAGAATGATGAACAATCATTCTGGATTTATGAGAACAAACtgccaataataataataataataataataataataataataataataataataataataataataataataatagtagtagtagtagtagtagtagtagtagtagtaaataataataatgaaactatGCTAATGTTTATAGCTATCAGCAAAGTTATAAACAGATGTGATGTGatgttataaatatttttgtcatgcgCGAAAATAAGATGATAGACTCACTCATTACTACAAAAcgcaacaaaaaaattgttttccgTTCACCCcattcaaaaagaagaaaaaattgaGTTGTTATACACTTTTTCTAAGAGAGAGGAAAATATGTTcatgaaaaaaattagaaaaaaataattgaaaaaattCTAACACAATTTATCGAAATTCCAACTGTCTTTCAAAAGTACAAGCTAAAATAATTTGGGGCGGGAGGGAGATGTGAAAACCGTGGCaacaacaatgacaaaaagcaaacctcggtaaaaataaataaataaataaataaataaataaataaataaataaataaataaataaaagtttaaaagaaaataattgccTTACCTCTTCAGATGTTCTCCTCCTGTCAGGTAGCACCAGTGTATTTGCATGACTTCCAGGTACTACAGTAGATCCAATGCTCATTCTGGGTCCAACTAACATGTACCTTTTGTCTCCAGATCTGTACTGGATGCTGTGACACAGTGTCCCATCATAATTAGTCTCTTGGAGATATTTAGAAGTATAGTCTGTGGTTTTGGAGCACTGCATTGCAATCAGTACGATGATACTGATGAAAAATAGAACTGAAACAGCGCCCAGAGTGATCATCAGGTAAAAAGTCACATCATTCCCCTCATCATCGTTTGCTGCACTTTTAACATCAGAAGCTGCAAAAGCCTCTTTTGGCTCCACGAGTTTAACAATCACAGTAGCTGTTGCTGAGAGTGACACGTTTCCATTATCCTTGACCAGTATGACCAGTTTATGCTCAGCCTCNNNNNNNNNNNNNNNNNNNNNNNNNNNNNNNNNNNNNNNNNNNNNNNNNNNNNNNNNNNNNNNNNNNNNNNNNNNNNNNNNNNNNNNNNNNNNNNNNNNNNNNNNNNNNNNNNNNNNNNNNNNNNNNNNNNNNNNNNNNNNNNNNNNNNNNNNNNNNNNNNNNNNNNNNNNNNNNNNNNNNNNNNNNNNNNNNNNNNNNNNNNNNNNNNNNNNNNNNNNNNNNNNNNNNNNNNNNNNNNNNNNNNNNNNNNNNNNNNNNNNNNNNNNNNNNNNNNNNNNNNNNNNNNNNNNNNNNNNNNNNNNNNNNNNNNNNNNNNNNNNNNNNNNNNNNNNNNNNNNNNNNNNNNNNNNNNNNNNNNNNNNNNNNNNNNNNNNNNNNNNNNNNNNNNNNNNNNNNNNNNNNNNNNNNNNNNNNNNNNNNNNNNNNNNNNNNNNNNNNNNNNNNNNNNNNNNNNNNNNNNNNNNNNNNNNNNNNNNNNNNNNNNNNNNNNNNNNNNNNNNNNNNNNNNNNNNNNNNNNNNNNNNNNNNNNNNNNNNNNNNNNNNNNNNNNNNNNNNNNNNNNNNNNNNNNNNNNNNNNNNNNNNNNNNNNNNNNNNNNNNNNNNNNNNNNNNNNNNNNNNNNNNNNNNNNNNNNNNNNNNNNNNNNNNNNNNNNNNNNNNNNNNNNNNNNNNNNNNNNNNNNNNNNNNNNNNNNNNNNNNNNNNNNNNNNNNNNNNNNNNNNNNNNNNNNNNNNNNNNNNNNNNNNNNNNNNNNNNNNNNNNNNNNNNNNNNNNNNNNNNNNNNNNNNNNNNNNNNNNNNNNNNNNNNNNNNNNNNNNNNNNNNNNNNNNNNNNNNNNNNNNNNNNNNNNNNNNNNNNNNNNNNNNNNNNNNNNNNNNNNNNNNNNNNNNNNNNNNNNNNNNNNNNNNNNNNNNNNNNNNNNNNNNNNNNNNNNNNNNNNNNNNNNNNNNNNNNNNNNNNNNNNNNNNNNNNNNNNNNNNNNNNNNNNNNNNNNNNNNNNNNNNNNNNNNNNNNNNNNNNNNNNNNNNNNNNNNNNNNNNNNNNNNNNNNNNNNNNNNNNNNNNNNNNNNNNNNNNNNNNNNNNNNNNNNNNNNNNNNNNNNNNNNNNNNNNNNNNNNNNNNNNNNNNNNNNNNNNNNNNNNNNNNNNNNNNNNNNNNNNNNNNNNNNNNNNNNNNNNNNNNNNNNNNNNNNNNNNNNNNNNNNNNNNNNNNNNNNNNNNNNNNNNNNNNNNNNNNNNNNNNNNNNNNNNNNNNNNNNNNNNNNNNNNNNNNNNNNNNNNNNNNNNNNNNNNNNNNNNNNNNNNNNNNNNNNNNNNNNNNNNNNNNNNNNNNNNNNNNNNNNNNNNNNNNNNNNNNNNNNNNNNNNNNNNNNNNNNNNNNNNNNNNNNNNNNNNNNNNNNNNNNNNNNNNNNNNNNNNNNNNNNNNNNNNNNNNNNNNNNNNNNNNNNNNNNNNNNNNNNNNNNNNNNNNNNNNNNNNNNNNNNNNNNNNNNNNNNNNNNNNNNNNNNNNNNNNNNNNNNNNNNNNNNNNNNNNNNNNNNNNNNNNNNNNNNNNNNNNNNNNNNNNNNNNNNNNNNNNNNNNNNNNNNNNNNNNNNNNNNNNNNNNNNNNNNNNNNNNNNNNNNNNNNNNNNNNNNNNNNNNNNNNNNNNNNNNNNNNNNNNNNNNNNNNNNNNNNNNNNNNNNNNNNNNNNNNNNNNNNNNNNNNNNNNNNNNNNNNNNNNNNNNNNNNNNNNNNNNNNNNNNNNNNNNNNNNNNNNNNNNNNNNNNNNNNNNNNNNNNNNNNNNNNNNNNNNNNNNNNNNNNNNNNNNNNNNNNNNNNNNNNNNNNNNNNNNNNNNNNNNNNNNNNNNNNNNNNNNNNNNNNNNNNNNNNNNNNNNNNNNNNNNNNNNNNNNNNNNNNNNNNNNNNNNNNNNNNNNNNNNNNNNNNNNNNNNNNNNNNNNNNNNNNNNNNCTTGTCAAAGTGCTGAGGTCCAATCCCAAATCCTTGCCAACATTCCCAACCGCGGATCCGACGCCGACATGCTCAGAAACGGAGTACTTCAGCTGACCCAAAATCATATCCACAGAGCACAGcagaaaaatcaaagcaaaccACCAACAGCTCAGCCGGCGCCTTTGTCTTCTTTCTCTCATTGCGAAACGAATATGTGACATATTTCTTTACACATGAACACAGATATCCGATTTTCATGGAGGTCTTCTTGTTACAAAAGCATTCTGAACGtcattttgaagatttttgcttaaaaaatgaCCTGCTATCCtcaattttaaacataaacCCTGCTGCGATGTATATTTCGTCCGCACACCACTTCTGTCCAATATATCGACACAAACGAGGCAGAGCCGTTTAAAACAAGGCGCACAGAAATGGTCAAGGCCACACTGACACCAAGTGGTAACACAAACACAATACATGAAACCAAGAtgttcttttactttttcactcGCATTCAATCTAACACCAAACCAAATGCTCCCGTGTCTCTTTGTGGAAACCAATAAGAATAAcgaacatttaaaaataactcaaccAGTGAGCTTTGCAACAATATTATCGAAAGACTTTAAACTCTTATTTGTAcagaaaatatcattttaattgtgtacattttaagtaacattcattcattcattcattcattcattcattcattcattcattcattcattcattcattcatttgcatTATATTGGATACATTTAATCATattga is a genomic window containing:
- the LOC103471721 gene encoding protocadherin alpha-8-like; amino-acid sequence: MGAEGQSRGIRSWWVAVGVSVILGCTPLISAQIKYSIPEQANXGSVVGNIAKDLGVDJSTLXERQXRIVSGADDVQFKVNPNNGALYVHETIDRERICESISPCMINLKIVAEXPMEIHYVAVEITDVNDNSPIFQEKEKIFEIXESTPPGKRFQLPTAHDPDVALNTVRVYKLTHNEHFSLQIRERGEDKIPFLVLQKSLDREKNNQHKLILTALDGGNPPRTGTVNVTVVVLDSNDNHPTFSQEVYTVTISENTKVDMTVITVNATDLDEGANGEIEYILGGELDPKIYETFSLDKVTGEIKVKGGIDFEEVDVFKLDVQASDKGHPPMSSDCRVIIRILDENDNKPEIEVTSLSKQVSENSKPGTVVSLISVIDKDSGLNGKVICSLSDGLPFDLKPSFQDNMYSLVLKQHLDRESVSHYDIIITATDSGQPPLSTFKTLSIDVSDINDNTPEFLHNPVELYLSENNVPGNVIFSVSASDKDVAENAAISYHLARDVGTQSKIIAFLNVNSENGEIAALKSFDFETLKTFQFQVVATDSGTPSLSSNVTVNVNSYCDC